The proteins below come from a single Nocardioides eburneiflavus genomic window:
- a CDS encoding DinB family protein, with protein MAHPGYDGMWLPTDQDPRMQMGPTRGERECLLGYLEHYRQTLALKCDGLDAAQLATKAVPPSNISLLGLVRHMARVEQSWFRRVIEARMDLPRLFQDEAEDAGFTFPDADDDLVRASHALWQSEIAYAREVLDRTDLDAIVDVHGEPTEVRDIVVHMIEEYARHCGHADLVRECIDGRAGQ; from the coding sequence ATGGCGCACCCCGGTTATGACGGCATGTGGCTCCCGACCGACCAGGACCCGCGGATGCAGATGGGGCCGACGCGCGGCGAGCGGGAGTGCCTCCTCGGCTACCTCGAGCACTACCGCCAGACGCTGGCCCTCAAGTGTGACGGCCTCGACGCCGCTCAGCTGGCGACCAAGGCCGTGCCGCCGTCCAACATCTCGCTGCTCGGCCTGGTCCGGCACATGGCGCGGGTGGAGCAGAGCTGGTTCCGCCGGGTGATCGAGGCGCGGATGGACCTTCCGCGGCTGTTCCAGGACGAGGCCGAGGACGCGGGCTTCACGTTCCCCGACGCCGACGACGACCTGGTGCGTGCCAGCCACGCGCTGTGGCAGTCGGAGATCGCGTACGCCCGCGAGGTGCTGGACCGCACCGACCTCGACGCGATCGTCGACGTGCACGGCGAGCCGACCGAGGTGCGCGACATCGTGGTGCACATGATCGAGGAGTACGCCCGCCACTGCGGTCACGCCGACCTGGTGCGTGAGTGCATCGACGGCCGCGCCGGTCAGTAG